Within Deltaproteobacteria bacterium, the genomic segment TGTGGGGAAGAAAGTTGTCTATGGCGTACATATTGCCTTGGGTTTGTTTATTGTCTTCGATTGCTTGGGCAATACAAATGGCCGAGTATCCGATAAATGAACCTATCTCCACAGCAACCTTGGGTTTTACGTTTCTGGCCAGAGCGTATAGTACTTCTCCTACCTCGGGATAAATTGATATCGGGTGTGCAAAAGCCGAATTCGACAGCTCATCTAGCACTCTGTTAATCTTGGTTAATATAACTGATTCCTCTTTTGTATTTGCTCGCAGTATGGCTACTCAACAAAAATTCGTTAATCGGGTTATTTCAATTATCGACCGTATTGTAGAATACCGCTTCATATTCCTCGCTCGTTTTGCTAATATCATAATTTTGTTTCACAAATCTTACAGCGGGATCGGTGTTATGTTCATGCTCAAGCAGCTTGATAGAGTTTTTTACAAAAGCGTTTATTTCTTCTTTTTCCGAAGTTACGGGTATGAGTGTGCAGTAGTTCTCAACGTATTCCTTTATTGCTCCGACGTCCGATGCAATTACCCGGACGCCCGCCGATACCGCTTCTAAAATTGTAAGCGGTGCGCCTTCGTAGAGAGAAGGGACAAGCAGCAGATCCGTTGAGGCCAGAACGTTTTCAATATCGTGTCTGTGAGTGAAATTAAATACTTTGCGGGAGAGGTCGTGCTTTTTAATGAATTTCTTTACCCGGTTTCCCAGGTGTCCCGACCCTATCATATAAAAAGCGCATGAATCGTATTGTAGGGAAATCTGTCTTGCAATTTCTAAAAACATGACCGGTCTCTTTTGCTCGGAAAGCCTGCCGATAAATCCTATCAGCTTGCGGCCTTTATCCAGCCCGATTTCTTCTCTGAAGCCGTTATTGTTACTCCGGCTTTTCATATACCTTTTCGTGTCTATGCCGTTTCTGATGACGGAAAGCTTGTCCGCGTCCACTCGATAATTGGCCGGCAGATATTCCCGCAAGTTCTCAGATATCAGGATGCTGCGGTCTATAAAGGGATGGACGTACTTATTTGCGCTGATGTCGGGGTAGCCCCCTCTGAAGCAGTAGGGTTCAAGGACATGCAGCGAATCTACGACCTTTAAATCGGGCAGACTTTGTTTAATGCAGGGAAGATTTTCATAGACCCAGAGAGAATGCGTATTAAATATTATGTCCACTTTGTTTTCCTTGAGATAGTCTATAAAACGCTCCATACGGTCTTTCTTGTTTATGGTGTGCAGGTAAAACGGCTTGTTTATATTGATCTCAAAAATGTAGTCCCACGTCCCACTTGCTTCGGTGGCGATTATATGAACTTCGTTCCCTTTTTCTTTTAACCGATGCAGGATGTCGAAATTAATTTTTGTGACCCCGCTTACATCAAGGAAACACGTTGTATAGGCTATGCTCAGCTTCTTCGGCATTTGGCTCTTTTTGACAGGTAATGGTTGTTGATTTTATCAATAAGTTTCAGACGGGTATCGGGGGGCAATCTCTTGAATAATATCCTGAGTCCCTCTATTGCCGTACCTTTAATCAGGGATAAAAAAGCGGAAATGACATAAGTTACATTCTTGACCGCCAGTCGCGCCAGGGTTTCTGTCCATAACATGTAAGGCCTTTCGCCCGCGTTCTTTTTTAAATTCTCGAT encodes:
- a CDS encoding glycosyltransferase family 4 protein — protein: MPKKLSIAYTTCFLDVSGVTKINFDILHRLKEKGNEVHIIATEASGTWDYIFEININKPFYLHTINKKDRMERFIDYLKENKVDIIFNTHSLWVYENLPCIKQSLPDLKVVDSLHVLEPYCFRGGYPDISANKYVHPFIDRSILISENLREYLPANYRVDADKLSVIRNGIDTKRYMKSRSNNNGFREEIGLDKGRKLIGFIGRLSEQKRPVMFLEIARQISLQYDSCAFYMIGSGHLGNRVKKFIKKHDLSRKVFNFTHRHDIENVLASTDLLLVPSLYEGAPLTILEAVSAGVRVIASDVGAIKEYVENYCTLIPVTSEKEEINAFVKNSIKLLEHEHNTDPAVRFVKQNYDISKTSEEYEAVFYNTVDN